Proteins from a genomic interval of Rubinisphaera italica:
- the recG gene encoding ATP-dependent DNA helicase RecG — protein MTEEHDNSTSDLPETEPLETPIRFLEGVGPHRAKLLKNLDVETVRDLLWLIPRDIVDLSQLSLVNELTDDRIHTIRGQIIDSDSRAISRGRTMTAAVMRVDDGLVRATWFNQPWMLRQLQSDRFLLWSAKPKFRDNRWEMSHPRMQWLEEDDENSRGEVLTKYRLTEGITLDILRGYIRTALEFVKGTLADDLPERLRKHYKLPHLEEAISNLHRPPTVEDFYAARRRLVFDEQLDFQIGMALRRRLRQTTERSPEIIVTPKINARIRRLFDFTFTDGQEQAISEIVDDLKESRPMHRLLQADVGAGKTVVALYAMLATVAAGYQAVLMAPTELLAQQHWNTIHEALLHSRVKRCLLTGSLKPAERRDRLAKIATGEMQMIFGTQAVIQNDVKYHQLGLAVIDEQHKFGVVQRGRFQARDTVPHVLVMTATPIPRSLCLTQYGDLDLSTMTDLPPGRQPIVTSLVQTPKVEAKAWQFVVEKLNEGRQAYIVCPYIDSPDPEAPAGALQIFKELQQNQLRDFQLGLIHGQMDRAEQQMVMSRFRDRQLDAIVATTVVEVGVDVPNATLMIIQDAQQFGLSQLHQLRGRIGRGSFRGFCFLFSKAANEDSLQRLQAVERSNNGFEIAEADFALRGPGNVLGTEQHGSQPFRVTDFSRDEKILLETSRAASRMVQAGTIDEPDFAPLKRRVLERFGDQLGLTRTG, from the coding sequence ATGACTGAGGAACACGACAATTCGACATCCGATCTCCCGGAAACCGAACCCCTCGAAACTCCCATCCGGTTTCTCGAGGGGGTCGGTCCGCATCGTGCAAAACTGCTCAAAAATCTCGATGTCGAAACCGTCCGCGACCTCCTCTGGCTCATCCCCCGCGACATTGTCGATCTCTCTCAGCTCTCGCTCGTTAACGAATTGACCGACGATCGCATCCATACTATCCGTGGTCAGATTATCGATTCCGATTCTCGAGCCATTTCCCGCGGTCGTACCATGACGGCAGCTGTGATGCGCGTTGACGATGGTCTCGTCCGCGCGACCTGGTTTAATCAACCCTGGATGCTACGGCAACTTCAGTCCGATCGTTTTCTGCTCTGGTCTGCCAAGCCCAAGTTTCGCGATAACCGCTGGGAAATGTCTCATCCCCGCATGCAATGGCTCGAAGAAGACGACGAAAACTCCCGCGGCGAAGTCCTCACAAAATATCGGCTGACAGAAGGCATCACGCTCGACATTTTACGAGGTTACATTAGGACAGCTCTCGAATTCGTCAAAGGGACACTGGCAGACGATCTCCCCGAACGACTACGCAAACACTACAAACTGCCGCATTTAGAAGAGGCCATTTCAAATCTTCATCGCCCACCAACCGTCGAAGATTTCTACGCCGCCCGCAGACGACTCGTCTTCGATGAACAACTCGACTTCCAAATCGGCATGGCTCTCCGCAGACGTCTCCGCCAAACCACTGAACGATCTCCTGAAATTATTGTTACACCAAAGATCAACGCGCGTATCAGACGACTCTTCGATTTCACATTCACCGATGGCCAGGAGCAGGCCATCTCTGAAATCGTCGACGACCTCAAAGAATCTCGACCGATGCACCGCCTCTTACAGGCCGATGTCGGAGCCGGAAAAACAGTTGTCGCACTGTATGCCATGCTCGCCACGGTTGCTGCTGGTTACCAGGCTGTATTGATGGCTCCAACCGAACTACTCGCTCAACAGCACTGGAACACAATTCATGAAGCATTGCTGCACAGTCGCGTGAAACGCTGTTTATTGACAGGGAGCCTGAAACCAGCTGAGCGTCGTGATCGACTCGCCAAAATCGCGACCGGCGAAATGCAAATGATCTTCGGAACTCAAGCCGTCATTCAGAACGATGTCAAATATCATCAACTCGGGTTGGCCGTCATCGATGAACAACACAAATTCGGCGTCGTGCAACGTGGACGTTTTCAAGCCCGAGACACAGTCCCCCACGTCCTCGTCATGACCGCCACTCCCATCCCCCGCAGCCTCTGCCTCACACAATATGGAGATCTCGACCTCTCCACAATGACCGACCTGCCTCCCGGTCGTCAGCCGATTGTCACCTCCCTCGTCCAGACTCCCAAAGTCGAAGCGAAAGCCTGGCAGTTTGTCGTCGAGAAACTCAATGAGGGCCGACAGGCATACATCGTCTGCCCCTACATCGATTCCCCCGACCCCGAAGCTCCCGCAGGAGCATTGCAAATCTTCAAAGAATTACAACAAAACCAGCTCCGCGACTTTCAACTCGGGTTGATTCACGGCCAGATGGACCGAGCCGAGCAGCAGATGGTGATGTCACGCTTCCGTGATCGTCAACTCGATGCCATCGTGGCCACCACTGTTGTTGAAGTTGGCGTTGATGTTCCCAATGCCACATTGATGATCATTCAGGACGCCCAGCAATTTGGCCTCTCTCAACTCCACCAGTTACGCGGACGCATCGGTCGAGGTTCTTTCCGTGGCTTTTGCTTTCTCTTCAGCAAAGCCGCAAATGAGGACTCTCTGCAACGTCTCCAGGCGGTCGAACGCTCGAACAATGGATTCGAAATCGCCGAAGCCGACTTCGCCCTGCGTGGCCCAGGCAACGTTCTCGGCACTGAACAGCACGGCAGTCAACCATTCCGCGTAACCGACTTTTCCCGCGACGAAAAAATCCTGCTCGAAACCAGCCGGGCTGCTTCGAGAATGGTCCAGGCCGGCACGATCGATGAGCCCGACTTCGCCCCTCTCAAACGCCGCGTACTGGAACGCTTCGGCGATCAACTCGGGTTGACCCGTACAGGCTGA
- a CDS encoding GNAT family N-acetyltransferase, with product MSFTIRPVNPEDCETILSLIRELAVYEKMLDEVVATPEMIRESLFGDRPDAECLLAEVDGDCVGFALYFFNYSTFLGRQGLYLEDLFVQPEFRKQGIGKALFKKVAEVAVERNCGRMEWSVLDWNEPSIEFYKSMGAEAMEEWTVYRLTGERLKSINKIDSV from the coding sequence ATGTCATTTACCATTCGGCCAGTAAATCCTGAAGATTGTGAGACAATTCTTTCTCTGATTCGTGAATTAGCGGTCTACGAAAAGATGCTCGATGAAGTGGTGGCGACACCAGAAATGATTCGTGAATCATTATTCGGAGATCGCCCTGACGCAGAATGTCTGCTGGCTGAAGTGGATGGTGATTGTGTGGGGTTCGCACTCTACTTTTTTAACTATTCCACATTTTTGGGGCGACAGGGTTTGTATCTGGAAGATCTGTTTGTGCAGCCTGAATTCCGGAAGCAGGGAATTGGGAAAGCATTATTTAAGAAGGTTGCTGAAGTCGCCGTCGAAAGAAATTGCGGCAGGATGGAATGGTCGGTATTGGATTGGAATGAGCCATCAATTGAGTTTTACAAATCGATGGGAGCGGAAGCGATGGAGGAGTGGACGGTTTATCGTTTGACAGGTGAGAGACTTAAATCAATCAATAAAATTGATTCTGTCTAA
- the xerC gene encoding tyrosine recombinase XerC, whose product MEAAFDGFLRYLRVERNASELTRKSYAEDFASFLDYCQDRLGSVPRPAEADIPCLRGYLTYLHECGYQRTTIARRLACLRSLFRYCCREQMCSSNPAKALRTPRVGRKLPHYLNSREVAALLEAPPANEAAGLRDRAILETLYTAGLRVAELVSLNIGDWDRDANIIRVRGKGKKERIAPIGSYADKALSRWLDVRENGPRSTADDQQALFLNKFGCRLTTRSIGRMIEKYLKQTGLSDKTSPHTLRHSFATHLLDGGADLRSVQELLGHKSLTTTQIYTHVSAARLRDTYEKAHPHAK is encoded by the coding sequence ATGGAAGCAGCCTTCGATGGTTTTCTGAGATACCTGCGCGTCGAGCGGAATGCCTCCGAATTGACACGGAAATCTTACGCCGAAGATTTCGCATCCTTTCTCGATTACTGCCAGGATCGCCTCGGCTCTGTCCCCAGACCAGCTGAAGCCGATATCCCTTGCCTGCGCGGATATCTCACCTACCTGCACGAATGTGGCTATCAGCGCACGACAATCGCTCGCCGTCTGGCCTGTCTGCGCAGTCTGTTTCGCTACTGCTGCCGCGAACAGATGTGTTCTTCCAATCCCGCCAAAGCCTTGAGAACACCCCGAGTTGGAAGAAAACTTCCGCACTATTTGAACTCACGCGAAGTCGCCGCACTCCTTGAAGCCCCTCCTGCCAATGAAGCAGCCGGGCTAAGAGATCGAGCAATTCTCGAAACTCTTTACACTGCTGGCCTCCGTGTTGCCGAATTGGTTTCCCTGAATATCGGCGACTGGGACCGCGATGCCAACATCATTCGTGTCCGTGGAAAAGGCAAAAAGGAACGTATTGCACCGATTGGAAGTTACGCCGATAAAGCATTATCACGCTGGCTCGATGTCCGGGAAAATGGCCCCAGGTCCACTGCAGATGACCAGCAGGCTCTCTTCCTCAACAAGTTCGGCTGCCGACTGACGACGCGCAGTATTGGTCGCATGATCGAAAAATATCTCAAGCAAACCGGCTTGTCCGACAAGACTTCGCCGCATACTTTGCGTCACAGTTTCGCCACCCACCTGCTCGATGGCGGTGCCGATTTACGCAGTGTCCAGGAATTACTCGGCCACAAAAGCCTGACGACAACCCAAATCTACACTCACGTCAGCGCCGCCCGACTTCGCGATACTTACGAAAAAGCACACCCCCACGCGAAATGA
- the hisF gene encoding imidazole glycerol phosphate synthase subunit HisF has translation MLAKRIIPCLDVHAGRVVKGVNFLNLQDAGDPVEIASRYEAEGADELVFLDITASHEQREIILDVVKRTSEVIFMPLTVGGGIRTLDDIRTLLNSGCDKVSINSAAVNDPDFIREAALRFGSQCIVVNIDPKRIYKDGQEFWDVHINGGRKPTGLEAVAWAKQVEKLGAGEIVLTSMDADGTKDGFDIEITSAVSEAVNIPVVASGGCGSPEHMRVALTEGKADAALAASIFHYGEYTIDEAKSYLAEHSVVVRQVTKT, from the coding sequence ATGCTAGCAAAACGAATTATTCCCTGTCTTGATGTCCATGCCGGTCGCGTTGTGAAAGGTGTGAATTTTCTTAACCTTCAGGACGCTGGCGACCCTGTTGAAATCGCTTCCCGTTATGAAGCTGAGGGGGCCGACGAGCTCGTTTTTCTGGATATCACCGCTAGCCATGAGCAGCGGGAGATTATTTTGGATGTGGTCAAACGGACCTCGGAAGTCATTTTCATGCCGTTGACGGTGGGTGGTGGCATTCGCACTTTGGACGATATTCGGACTTTGCTCAACTCGGGATGTGATAAAGTTTCGATCAACTCGGCTGCGGTGAACGATCCCGATTTTATTCGTGAGGCTGCTTTGCGGTTTGGAAGTCAGTGCATCGTTGTGAACATCGATCCGAAACGCATCTATAAAGATGGCCAGGAATTCTGGGATGTGCATATCAATGGAGGTCGCAAGCCGACGGGATTGGAAGCGGTTGCCTGGGCGAAGCAGGTTGAAAAACTTGGAGCAGGAGAGATTGTACTGACCTCGATGGATGCCGACGGAACAAAAGATGGCTTCGATATTGAAATCACCTCAGCTGTTTCGGAAGCAGTTAATATCCCGGTTGTGGCTAGTGGCGGATGTGGATCTCCCGAGCATATGCGGGTCGCATTGACTGAAGGCAAAGCCGACGCGGCTCTGGCAGCCAGCATTTTTCACTACGGCGAATACACGATTGATGAAGCAAAATCGTATCTGGCTGAGCATAGTGTTGTTGTGAGGCAGGTTACGAAGACTTAG
- a CDS encoding REP-associated tyrosine transposase, which produces MSVTQFNVLRPLNMIEKRNFKKRRAYNDPRHAHFLTFSCWKRMPLLNKDRSRNWVIDAISQMRINLDVSILAYVIMPEHVHLLVYPNNDHYEIRRILAALKSPVSRNAKKYLVENCETGWLNCLTTYHGAREVFRFWQPGGGFDENLFESKSIENVIDYIHANPVRRELVSHPSDWKWSSARHYFGEENSVLQVDKIDFS; this is translated from the coding sequence ATGAGTGTGACACAATTTAATGTACTTCGACCATTGAATATGATTGAGAAGCGAAATTTCAAAAAGCGTCGTGCGTACAACGATCCTCGGCATGCTCACTTTCTCACTTTTTCATGCTGGAAAAGAATGCCTTTGCTTAATAAAGATCGATCCAGAAATTGGGTGATCGATGCCATTTCGCAAATGAGAATAAACTTGGATGTTTCGATTCTGGCATATGTGATAATGCCTGAACATGTCCATCTACTTGTCTATCCCAACAATGATCACTATGAAATCAGACGGATATTGGCAGCACTCAAATCACCTGTTTCCAGAAACGCCAAGAAATATTTAGTTGAGAACTGTGAGACAGGCTGGCTAAACTGCCTTACAACTTATCATGGAGCACGTGAGGTTTTTCGATTCTGGCAACCTGGGGGCGGGTTTGATGAAAATCTTTTCGAAAGTAAATCCATTGAAAATGTCATCGATTACATTCATGCGAATCCTGTTCGAAGAGAATTAGTCTCTCATCCTTCTGATTGGAAATGGTCAAGTGCGCGTCATTATTTTGGAGAGGAGAATTCTGTTCTCCAAGTTGATAAGATTGATTTTTCATAA
- the eno gene encoding phosphopyruvate hydratase, translated as MGLAISGVFARQILDSRGNPTVEVDIELEDGTLGRAAVPSGASTGTHEACELRDGDKSVYLGKSVLNAVQNVNGEIADLLYDMDVTEQVALDKAMIDADGTENKSRLGANAILACSMAAAHAAARSCELPLFRYIGGPAATVLPAPMMNIINGGEHANNGIGIQEFMVMPLGFSCFSDALRAGAEIFHALKKVLADKGMSTAVGDEGGFAPDLPNSQEAIEVILTAIEKAGYKPGEQIKIALDCAASEFYDDKKKQYNLEGTSYDSAGFVELLASWVNKYPICSVEDGCGEDDWDGWKQLTEAVGDKCQLVGDDLFVTNSKRLQRGIDENIANSILVKVNQIGTLTETIEAVNLAYRNKYTAVMSHRSGETEDTTIADLAVALGTGQIKTGSASRTDRIAKYNQLLRIEEILGHTAQYGGTIS; from the coding sequence ATGGGATTGGCAATTTCTGGAGTTTTCGCACGTCAAATTTTGGATAGCCGTGGAAATCCAACCGTTGAGGTCGACATCGAACTCGAAGATGGCACCCTCGGCCGGGCCGCTGTTCCAAGTGGAGCCAGTACCGGAACTCACGAAGCCTGCGAATTGCGGGATGGCGACAAATCAGTTTATCTCGGCAAGAGCGTTTTGAATGCCGTCCAGAATGTGAACGGCGAAATTGCCGATCTGCTTTACGATATGGATGTGACCGAACAGGTTGCTCTTGATAAAGCAATGATCGATGCCGACGGCACCGAAAACAAATCTCGACTGGGAGCTAATGCGATTCTGGCTTGCTCAATGGCTGCCGCTCACGCTGCCGCCCGATCTTGCGAATTGCCATTGTTCCGCTACATCGGCGGACCAGCCGCGACTGTTCTGCCAGCTCCAATGATGAACATCATTAACGGTGGCGAACACGCCAACAACGGAATCGGCATCCAGGAATTCATGGTCATGCCTCTCGGCTTCTCCTGCTTTTCGGACGCTTTGCGAGCCGGTGCAGAAATTTTCCACGCTCTGAAAAAAGTCCTCGCCGACAAAGGGATGAGCACTGCCGTTGGTGATGAAGGGGGCTTTGCTCCAGACCTGCCGAACTCTCAGGAAGCGATTGAAGTCATTTTGACCGCCATCGAAAAGGCCGGATACAAGCCGGGCGAGCAGATCAAAATCGCTCTCGACTGTGCCGCTTCTGAATTTTATGACGACAAGAAGAAGCAATACAACCTCGAAGGCACCTCTTACGACTCCGCAGGATTCGTCGAATTGCTGGCCAGTTGGGTCAACAAATATCCAATTTGCTCGGTCGAAGATGGCTGCGGCGAAGATGATTGGGATGGCTGGAAGCAGCTGACCGAAGCTGTCGGCGACAAATGTCAGCTTGTCGGCGACGACCTGTTCGTAACCAATTCCAAGAGATTGCAACGCGGAATTGATGAGAACATCGCCAACAGTATCCTCGTCAAAGTGAACCAGATCGGCACCCTGACCGAAACCATCGAAGCGGTCAACCTGGCTTATCGCAACAAATACACAGCGGTCATGAGCCATCGTTCCGGCGAAACCGAAGACACAACCATCGCCGATTTGGCCGTCGCACTGGGAACTGGACAGATCAAAACCGGTTCTGCCAGCCGAACAGACCGGATCGCGAAGTACAATCAGTTACTGCGAATCGAAGAAATCCTGGGTCATACCGCTCAGTACGGTGGCACGATTTCGTAG
- the nadD gene encoding nicotinate-nucleotide adenylyltransferase yields MRIGIFGGTFDPVHLGHLILAETCLVECQLDQIRFLPTFCSPHKTNEKTTSAKQRQYMLDFATAGIPEFVVDSREIKKGEVCYSVDTLTELRAEFPDDELFFLIGADSLNDFPTWRDPEKIAELATIAAVNRGQMSEAEIDEMCLQLPDSVRKSVQIIQMPGIEISASMMRDRASKNLSIRFLTPRPVERYITEQKLYQISAE; encoded by the coding sequence ATGAGAATTGGGATATTTGGGGGGACGTTCGATCCCGTGCATCTGGGGCATTTGATCCTGGCGGAGACCTGTCTGGTCGAGTGTCAGTTGGATCAAATCCGCTTTCTGCCCACGTTTTGTTCGCCACATAAGACGAACGAAAAGACGACCTCTGCCAAGCAACGGCAGTATATGCTCGACTTTGCGACCGCTGGAATCCCGGAATTTGTGGTCGATTCTCGCGAAATCAAGAAGGGCGAAGTCTGTTATTCAGTCGACACGCTGACCGAACTCCGAGCCGAATTCCCAGATGACGAACTCTTTTTTCTCATCGGAGCCGACTCACTCAACGACTTTCCAACTTGGCGAGATCCCGAGAAAATCGCTGAACTGGCCACCATCGCGGCTGTCAATCGGGGCCAGATGAGCGAAGCGGAGATCGATGAGATGTGCCTGCAACTGCCGGATTCCGTGAGAAAATCGGTGCAGATCATTCAAATGCCGGGCATAGAAATCTCCGCCAGTATGATGCGGGATCGAGCTTCGAAAAATCTCTCTATCCGTTTCCTTACACCCAGACCGGTTGAGCGGTATATTACAGAGCAGAAGTTGTATCAGATTTCTGCAGAGTAA
- a CDS encoding sodium:calcium antiporter has translation MITPTLIALLIAGLATGLIWVCCSRLEVLSEQLSVHYDLPDVVRGGVVTAIASSFPELSSVVISTAWHGEFELGVAAIIGSAIFNILVIPGVCTLASRKLEADRDIVFKEMLFYLLAIAVFSLTLACGVVFQPSEEASHSGYVSRSLALIPLFTYLFYLYIQWQDSQDSSPEKPTTEPANIKRDWGLLAVCLIFLALGVELLVRSAIRLGEIFETPSFLWGLTIIAAGSSLPDLFISLKTSREGEDTTSLANVLGSNTFDLLVAVPIGVLIAGASLFNFGRSAPLLGCLAGSTLLVFVLMRNQMNLRRRDALIMLGAYGMFVGWLILESIGMINLLR, from the coding sequence ATGATCACTCCTACATTGATTGCATTACTGATCGCCGGACTGGCGACCGGCCTGATCTGGGTTTGCTGTTCGCGGCTGGAAGTGCTCAGCGAGCAACTTTCGGTTCACTATGATTTACCCGATGTGGTGCGCGGCGGAGTGGTCACTGCAATCGCTTCCAGCTTTCCGGAACTCTCGAGTGTTGTCATTTCGACGGCCTGGCACGGGGAGTTCGAACTGGGAGTAGCCGCCATAATCGGCTCGGCGATTTTCAACATCCTGGTGATTCCCGGCGTCTGCACGCTCGCTTCACGAAAGCTCGAAGCAGATCGGGATATCGTTTTTAAGGAGATGCTTTTCTACCTTCTGGCGATCGCCGTCTTCTCGTTGACTCTTGCCTGTGGAGTCGTTTTTCAACCAAGCGAAGAAGCGTCCCATTCGGGATACGTCAGTCGGAGTCTGGCCCTGATTCCGTTATTCACGTATCTGTTTTATCTCTATATTCAATGGCAGGACTCGCAGGATTCGAGTCCAGAAAAGCCCACCACAGAACCTGCCAATATTAAACGAGACTGGGGACTGCTGGCTGTCTGCCTGATTTTTCTCGCCCTAGGAGTCGAACTTCTGGTTCGCTCTGCCATCCGTCTGGGCGAGATTTTTGAGACACCAAGCTTTCTGTGGGGTCTGACAATTATCGCTGCGGGGTCTAGTCTGCCCGATTTATTCATCAGTCTGAAGACGAGCAGAGAAGGGGAGGATACGACTTCGCTCGCCAATGTGCTCGGCAGCAATACGTTCGATTTGCTGGTCGCGGTTCCGATTGGAGTCTTGATTGCGGGAGCATCGCTCTTTAATTTCGGTCGCTCGGCACCTCTGTTGGGTTGCCTGGCTGGGAGCACTTTGCTCGTGTTTGTGCTGATGCGAAACCAGATGAACCTACGCAGGCGAGATGCACTCATTATGCTCGGAGCCTATGGAATGTTCGTTGGTTGGCTGATTCTGGAGTCGATTGGAATGATCAATCTATTGCGATGA
- a CDS encoding ParB/RepB/Spo0J family partition protein, with amino-acid sequence MDQNNVFDQNNSSMDHVQSHEGHNPEYQDQGEAPQQQVVPKRRLGRGLDALLGGGGPSNEPYQNSDSAPTVSEAGTITDLPLDRIQRNPKQPRKHFEKSELDELASSVGKHGILQPVLVREYGDNYELIAGERRWLAARQAGLQNIPCRVVDVIDKIACEFSFEENLKRKDLNDLEKAQAFRDYIDHFESSVEELGKQLSMSRSAVANTLRLLDLPVPIKNALQEQKLTAGHARAILSLKDEQQQLELCDRIQKEQLSVRKTEAAVKELLGKPDTVPMTKPDDKPSKPELNNHLKSIEEQLRNSFGVKVELKLKTADSGQVVLHFANQNDFDRILESLQSVQARAA; translated from the coding sequence ATGGATCAAAATAACGTATTCGATCAAAACAATTCTTCGATGGATCATGTTCAGTCTCACGAGGGACACAATCCAGAGTATCAGGATCAGGGCGAGGCCCCTCAACAGCAGGTGGTTCCGAAACGCCGACTCGGACGTGGACTCGATGCTCTGCTCGGTGGAGGTGGTCCTTCGAATGAGCCTTATCAAAATTCAGACTCTGCTCCGACGGTTAGCGAAGCCGGTACGATTACCGACCTGCCACTCGATCGGATTCAGAGGAATCCGAAACAGCCTCGAAAGCATTTCGAGAAAAGCGAGCTGGACGAACTGGCCAGCAGTGTCGGCAAGCACGGCATTCTTCAGCCGGTCCTGGTTCGTGAGTATGGTGATAACTACGAATTGATTGCTGGCGAACGTCGCTGGCTGGCCGCTCGTCAGGCGGGGTTGCAGAATATCCCCTGCCGTGTTGTGGATGTCATCGATAAGATCGCCTGCGAATTTTCCTTTGAAGAAAACCTGAAACGGAAAGATCTCAATGACCTCGAGAAGGCTCAGGCGTTCCGAGATTATATCGATCACTTCGAAAGCTCAGTCGAAGAACTTGGCAAGCAATTGAGTATGAGCCGCTCGGCTGTCGCCAACACTCTCCGACTGCTCGACCTGCCCGTGCCAATCAAGAATGCACTCCAGGAACAGAAACTGACCGCCGGACATGCCCGCGCGATTCTGTCTCTCAAAGACGAACAACAGCAACTCGAACTGTGCGACCGCATCCAGAAAGAGCAACTCTCGGTTCGCAAAACCGAAGCCGCCGTCAAGGAACTTCTGGGCAAGCCAGATACGGTTCCCATGACGAAGCCGGACGACAAACCGTCCAAGCCCGAGTTGAACAATCACCTCAAATCGATCGAAGAACAACTCCGCAACAGCTTCGGCGTGAAAGTCGAATTGAAACTGAAGACCGCCGACTCCGGCCAGGTCGTCCTGCACTTTGCCAACCAGAACGATTTTGATCGGATTCTCGAATCGTTGCAATCGGTTCAGGCACGAGCCGCATAA
- a CDS encoding DUF1559 domain-containing protein, whose translation MLKNHRSQRLAFTLIELLVVIAIIAILVALLLPAVQQAREAARRSSCKNNLKQLGLALHNYHDINGCLPIGCLFRDRGAGGPSASNQSTWMARILPQMEQSALYDRMDFIRDKVTGWDPNNVRAEVIPGYRCPSDPKSNAVSGFAPTSYVACIGDSYRLYGDGGSTASAAQGHGSYIVGNGTWARAVLNNGNEEGVFATNSHCKFRDITDGLSNTMAVSECLVGSEIKALSAGDANNCDGNAGTNNNNRGYSWMYGYTSTWPFTTTRTPNARSADCERFAVYVNMAARSQHKGGVQILLSDGSVRFASENINLATWRNLGQRNDGNVMGEF comes from the coding sequence ATGCTGAAAAATCACAGATCGCAACGGTTGGCGTTTACGCTGATCGAGTTGCTCGTTGTCATCGCAATCATTGCCATCCTGGTGGCATTGTTGCTCCCTGCTGTCCAACAGGCGCGCGAAGCAGCACGCCGGTCGTCCTGCAAAAACAATCTCAAGCAGCTCGGATTGGCACTGCATAATTACCACGACATCAATGGCTGCCTGCCAATCGGATGCCTGTTCCGAGACCGTGGTGCAGGTGGTCCGTCTGCATCAAACCAGTCAACCTGGATGGCTCGGATTCTTCCTCAGATGGAACAATCGGCGCTGTATGATCGGATGGATTTTATTCGAGATAAAGTTACTGGTTGGGACCCTAACAATGTTCGGGCTGAAGTGATTCCTGGTTACCGATGTCCAAGCGATCCGAAATCGAATGCGGTTTCTGGATTCGCTCCCACTAGTTATGTTGCTTGTATTGGTGACTCCTATCGCCTTTATGGAGACGGTGGTTCGACCGCCAGTGCAGCCCAGGGCCATGGTAGTTATATCGTTGGAAATGGCACATGGGCACGGGCAGTACTGAATAACGGTAATGAAGAGGGTGTATTTGCTACGAATAGCCACTGTAAATTTCGCGACATTACCGATGGTTTGTCGAATACCATGGCGGTCTCTGAATGTCTGGTAGGCTCTGAAATCAAAGCCCTTTCAGCTGGTGACGCAAATAACTGCGATGGAAACGCAGGGACGAACAATAACAATCGCGGCTATTCCTGGATGTACGGTTATACTTCGACCTGGCCGTTTACGACCACTCGAACTCCAAATGCTCGTTCAGCAGATTGCGAACGTTTTGCGGTGTATGTGAATATGGCCGCCAGAAGCCAACACAAAGGTGGCGTGCAGATTTTGCTGAGCGATGGTTCGGTTCGATTTGCCAGCGAGAATATCAATCTGGCCACTTGGAGAAATCTCGGCCAACGAAATGATGGAAACGTCATGGGTGAGTTCTAG
- a CDS encoding ion transporter: protein MNKFRRESLKPAIDFLDKIVQPLVCYSVFMLALECHFYPESNSLQSHPFFLWSERGVALILTLEYVLRWIRNSGRGFYPLTTFGLIDLAAILPFWIGFVPGINQHLKLIRTLRVLRMLKFFRYNRGLQVMALGFYRAYFNLRPLMLTAIMVLLLTMFALYEIEGPEQEEFRDLFNIAWFLEVTGTTVGYGDLSPNSIAGRVIVMVFMIAGLAIFMACFSAITSAFDEVFKKANDPNFNPLDHFPKIRKQQERLEELTKDVGTTAADDVAAEEEMEEEKELEEVSS from the coding sequence ATGAATAAATTCCGCCGTGAATCACTCAAGCCGGCTATCGATTTTCTGGATAAGATCGTTCAGCCTCTCGTCTGTTACAGTGTGTTCATGCTGGCGTTGGAGTGTCATTTTTATCCGGAATCGAACAGTCTTCAGAGTCATCCGTTCTTCCTCTGGTCAGAACGTGGTGTCGCTTTGATTCTCACGCTCGAATATGTTCTCCGCTGGATTCGGAATTCGGGTCGAGGATTTTATCCGCTCACGACCTTCGGCCTGATCGATCTGGCGGCGATCCTCCCCTTCTGGATCGGCTTCGTGCCGGGCATCAATCAGCATTTGAAATTGATTCGGACGTTACGTGTTTTGAGAATGCTGAAGTTCTTCCGCTACAATCGCGGCCTGCAGGTGATGGCTCTCGGTTTTTATCGCGCCTACTTCAACCTCCGCCCGTTGATGCTGACTGCTATCATGGTCTTACTGCTGACGATGTTCGCACTGTATGAAATTGAAGGCCCCGAGCAGGAAGAGTTTCGTGACCTGTTCAATATCGCCTGGTTCCTGGAAGTGACTGGGACGACGGTCGGATATGGCGATCTCTCTCCCAATTCGATTGCTGGCCGTGTGATTGTGATGGTGTTTATGATCGCCGGGCTAGCCATTTTCATGGCCTGTTTCAGTGCGATCACTTCAGCATTTGATGAGGTGTTTAAAAAAGCGAACGATCCGAATTTCAATCCGCTGGATCACTTCCCGAAAATCCGTAAGCAGCAGGAACGTCTCGAAGAGCTGACTAAAGATGTCGGCACGACGGCGGCTGATGATGTGGCTGCCGAGGAGGAAATGGAGGAAGAGAAGGAGTTGGAAGAGGTGAGTTCGTAG